From the Pomacea canaliculata isolate SZHN2017 linkage group LG14, ASM307304v1, whole genome shotgun sequence genome, one window contains:
- the LOC112555669 gene encoding transmembrane protein 254-like, translating to MFTEGMTQGRQSVFMMAPKQNKPRSKEKVHPKGESSTNDFFVFPHIGWMILVTFGLYLLFTSTFSPESALQYIPWPLCDFVYYMGKQHSQICSLLCVSTAVIHSLEAAYAGKVCQDKKMTPIATVKWTLMTFLFGFASLTRLCAYKPNIKQP from the exons ATGTTCACAGAGGGTATGACCCAAGGGAGACAATCTGTATTTATGATGGCTCCAAAGCAAAATAAGCCGAGATCGAAGGAGAAAGTGCATCCAAAAGGCGAATCCTCCACAAACGACTTTTTCGTCTTTCCACACATTGGGTGGATGATCTTAGTTACTTTTggattatatcttcttttt ACTTCAACATTTTCACCAGAAAGTGCCCTTCAGTACATTCCATGGCCACTTTGTGACTTTGTCTACTACATGGGCAAGCAACACTCACAAATATGCAGTCTATT ATGCGTGTCAACAGCTGTGATTCATTCATTGGAAGCAGCCTATGCAGGAAAGGTTTGTCA agataAGAAAATGACACCCATAGCAACTGTCAAGTGGACCCTCATGACCTTTCTATTTGGCTTTGCCTCATTGACACGTTTGTGTGCTTACAAGCCTAATATCAAACAACCTTGA